From Streptomyces sp. Edi4, one genomic window encodes:
- the hisH gene encoding imidazole glycerol phosphate synthase subunit HisH — protein sequence MSTPAKKVVVFDYGFGNVRSAERALVHVGADVEITRDYDRAMNADGLLVPGVGAFAACMKGLRDARGHWIVGRRLSGGRPVMGICVGMQILFERGIEHGVETEGLDEWPGTVEPLNAPVVPHMGWNTVKAPGDSELFAGLDADARFYFVHSYAVRDWSLEVTNPKIRAPRVSWATHGEPFVAAVENGALWATQFHPEKSGDAGAQLLTNWIGTL from the coding sequence ATGAGCACGCCCGCCAAGAAGGTCGTCGTCTTCGACTACGGATTCGGCAACGTCCGCTCCGCCGAGCGGGCCCTGGTCCACGTCGGCGCGGACGTCGAGATCACCCGCGACTACGACCGGGCCATGAACGCCGACGGGCTGCTCGTGCCCGGCGTCGGCGCCTTCGCCGCCTGCATGAAGGGGCTGCGCGACGCCCGGGGCCACTGGATCGTGGGGCGCAGGCTCTCCGGCGGGCGCCCGGTGATGGGCATCTGCGTCGGCATGCAGATCCTCTTCGAGCGCGGCATCGAGCACGGCGTCGAGACCGAGGGCCTTGACGAGTGGCCCGGCACCGTCGAGCCGCTGAACGCGCCGGTCGTGCCGCACATGGGCTGGAACACGGTGAAGGCGCCGGGCGACAGCGAGCTGTTCGCGGGCCTGGACGCCGACGCCCGCTTCTACTTCGTCCACTCCTACGCCGTGCGCGACTGGAGCCTCGAAGTCACCAACCCCAAGATCCGTGCTCCCCGCGTCAGTTGGGCCACCCACGGGGAGCCGTTCGTCGCCGCGGTGGAGAACGGTGCGCTGTGGGCCACCCAGTTCCACCCCGAGAAGTCCGGCGACGCCGGAGCCCAGCTGCTCACCAACTGGATCGGAACCCTGTGA
- the hisD gene encoding histidinol dehydrogenase, producing MISRIDLRGTALPEGGALRDLLPRAEFDVEAALEKVRPICEDVRHRGTAALIEYAEKFDGVRLERVRVPAEALKDALEHLDPQVRAALEESIRRARTVHRAQRRTAHTTQVVPGGSVTEKWVPVGRVGLYAPGGRSVYPSSVIMNVVPAQEAGVGSIALASPPQADFGGLPHPTILAACALLGVDEVYAVGGAQAVAMFAYGTEGPDGCAPANMVTGPGNVWVAAAKRYFTGRIGIDTEAGPTEIAVLADDTADPVHVAADLISQAEHDPLAAAVLVTDSLALAEAVEKELEPQVAATKHIEDRIKPALAGRQSAIVLVGSIEDGLKVVDAYGAEHLEIQTADAAAVADRVTNAGAIFVGPWAPVSLGDYCAGSNHVLPTGGCACHSSGLSVQSFLRGIHIVDYTRDALAEVTHHVVTLAEAEDLPAHGAALKARFDWKVPQQ from the coding sequence GTGATCTCCCGAATCGATCTGCGCGGCACCGCCCTCCCCGAGGGCGGCGCCCTGCGCGACCTGCTGCCCCGTGCCGAGTTCGACGTGGAAGCCGCCCTGGAGAAGGTGCGGCCCATCTGCGAGGACGTGCGTCATCGCGGCACGGCGGCGCTGATCGAGTACGCGGAGAAGTTCGACGGCGTGCGCCTGGAGCGGGTCCGAGTGCCCGCCGAAGCCCTCAAGGACGCTCTGGAACACCTCGACCCGCAGGTCAGGGCCGCTCTGGAGGAGTCGATCCGGCGCGCGAGGACCGTCCACCGCGCCCAGCGCCGCACCGCCCACACCACCCAGGTCGTGCCCGGCGGCTCCGTCACCGAGAAGTGGGTGCCGGTCGGTCGCGTGGGCCTGTACGCCCCGGGCGGCCGCTCGGTGTACCCGTCCTCCGTGATCATGAACGTGGTCCCGGCGCAGGAGGCGGGCGTCGGCTCGATCGCGCTGGCCTCCCCGCCGCAGGCGGACTTCGGCGGCCTTCCGCACCCCACGATCCTGGCGGCCTGCGCGCTGCTGGGCGTCGACGAGGTGTACGCGGTGGGCGGCGCCCAGGCCGTCGCGATGTTCGCGTACGGCACCGAGGGCCCCGACGGATGCGCTCCCGCGAACATGGTGACCGGCCCCGGCAACGTCTGGGTCGCCGCAGCCAAGCGCTACTTCACCGGCCGTATCGGCATCGACACCGAGGCGGGCCCGACCGAGATCGCGGTCCTCGCCGACGACACCGCCGACCCGGTGCACGTCGCCGCCGACCTGATCAGCCAGGCCGAGCACGACCCGCTCGCGGCCGCCGTCCTGGTCACCGACTCCCTCGCGCTCGCCGAGGCCGTCGAGAAGGAGCTGGAGCCGCAGGTCGCGGCGACCAAGCACATCGAGGACCGGATCAAGCCGGCGCTCGCCGGACGCCAGTCCGCGATCGTCCTGGTCGGCTCCATCGAGGACGGCCTCAAGGTCGTCGACGCGTACGGCGCCGAGCACTTGGAGATCCAGACCGCCGACGCCGCCGCCGTCGCCGACCGGGTCACCAACGCGGGCGCGATCTTCGTCGGCCCCTGGGCCCCCGTCTCGCTCGGCGACTACTGCGCGGGCTCCAACCACGTGCTGCCCACCGGCGGCTGCGCCTGCCACTCATCGGGCCTGTCCGTGCAGTCCTTCCTGCGCGGCATCCACATCGTCGACTACACGCGCGACGCGCTCGCCGAGGTCACCCACCACGTGGTGACCCTGGCCGAGGCGGAGGACCTGCCGGCGCACGGCGCGGCTCTGAAGGCCCGCTTCGACTGGAAGGTGCCGCAACAGTGA
- the hisB gene encoding imidazoleglycerol-phosphate dehydratase HisB has translation MSRVGRVERTTKETSVLVEIDLDGSGKVDVSTGVGFYDHMLDQLGRHGLFDLTVKTDGDLHIDTHHTIEDTALALGAAFKQALGDKVGIYRFGNCTVPLDESLAQVTVDLSGRPYLVHTEPENMAPMIGAYDTTMTRHIFESFVAQAQVALHIHVPYGRNAHHIVECQFKALARALRYASERDPRAAGILPSTKGAL, from the coding sequence ATGAGCCGCGTGGGCAGGGTGGAACGCACCACCAAGGAGACGTCCGTCCTCGTCGAGATCGACCTCGACGGCAGCGGAAAGGTCGATGTGTCGACCGGGGTCGGTTTCTACGACCACATGCTCGACCAGCTCGGCCGCCACGGCCTGTTCGACCTCACGGTCAAGACCGACGGCGATCTGCACATCGACACCCACCACACCATCGAGGACACCGCGCTCGCGCTCGGCGCCGCCTTCAAGCAGGCCCTCGGCGACAAGGTGGGCATCTACCGCTTCGGCAACTGCACCGTCCCGCTGGACGAATCCCTCGCCCAGGTGACCGTCGACCTGTCGGGCCGCCCCTACCTCGTGCACACCGAGCCCGAGAACATGGCGCCGATGATCGGTGCGTACGACACCACCATGACCCGGCACATCTTCGAGTCCTTCGTGGCCCAGGCGCAGGTCGCGCTGCACATTCACGTACCGTACGGACGCAACGCGCACCACATCGTGGAGTGCCAGTTCAAGGCGCTCGCCCGGGCGCTGCGCTACGCCAGCGAGCGGGACCCGCGCGCCGCCGGAATCCTTCCTTCCACCAAGGGTGCCCTGTAA
- the ybaK gene encoding Cys-tRNA(Pro) deacylase: MAKKKQQSGGTPATVALTKAGTAFTVHAYAHDPASLSYGEEAARALGVGAERVFKTLVADVDGELTVAVVPVAGSLDLKALASAVGGKRATMADPAAAERTTGYVRGGISPLGQRKKLPTVLDDSASAHATICVSAGRRGLEVELAPADLAALTGALLAPIGRG; this comes from the coding sequence TTGGCCAAGAAGAAGCAGCAGAGCGGGGGCACCCCCGCCACGGTGGCCCTGACGAAGGCGGGCACCGCGTTCACCGTCCACGCCTACGCCCACGACCCGGCGTCGCTCTCCTACGGCGAGGAGGCCGCGCGGGCGCTCGGGGTGGGCGCGGAGCGGGTGTTCAAGACGCTGGTGGCCGACGTGGACGGCGAGCTGACGGTGGCGGTGGTCCCGGTGGCCGGATCGCTCGACCTCAAGGCGCTGGCCTCGGCGGTCGGCGGCAAGCGCGCGACCATGGCCGACCCGGCCGCCGCCGAGCGCACCACCGGCTATGTGCGCGGCGGCATCTCCCCGCTCGGGCAGCGCAAGAAGCTGCCCACGGTCCTGGACGACTCGGCGTCCGCGCACGCCACGATCTGCGTGTCGGCGGGCCGGCGCGGCCTGGAGGTCGAGCTGGCCCCGGCGGATCTGGCGGCCCTCACGGGAGCGCTGCTCGCCCCGATCGGACGCGGCTAG
- a CDS encoding MFS transporter, which translates to MPSATLIPPAAAARPAHRDGNVLRWLAAYTSSLVGDSVYYMALAWAAARSGSAGQAGLVLAVGAVPRAVLMLGGGVIADRFGPRRVVIGSDAARSVIILAMAGVLLVTGPHLWLLIVLALVFGAVDAVLLPAIGALPPRITGPGELARVQGLKGLAARIANITGAPLGGLAVALGGTAATFAVAGALFAASTALLLRVRIARLDGDGHPTKKPHLRELTDGLRYIRGHQLLAPLMLVIAVGELGFAAPLNIGLTLLAQERGWGASGMGWIVAAFGAGAGAASLLLSVRGRIPRAGLVLPLSLLGGTTAIAGLAYAPSVVLAAVAGIFIGLLAGLSGALCGALTQTTTEPAYLGRVTAVASLFTMGIAPLGYPLAGAAIGAWGTGPVFLAGAGVCATGALIGLASRHLRRAELPG; encoded by the coding sequence ATGCCGAGCGCCACCCTCATACCCCCGGCCGCCGCCGCCCGCCCCGCGCACCGCGACGGCAACGTCCTGCGCTGGCTCGCCGCGTACACCTCATCGCTCGTCGGCGACAGCGTGTACTACATGGCACTGGCCTGGGCCGCCGCCCGCTCCGGCAGCGCGGGTCAGGCCGGGCTCGTCCTCGCGGTCGGCGCCGTGCCGCGGGCGGTGCTCATGCTCGGCGGGGGAGTGATCGCCGACCGGTTCGGGCCCCGCCGGGTCGTCATCGGCAGCGACGCCGCCCGCAGCGTGATCATCCTGGCCATGGCCGGGGTGCTGCTCGTCACCGGACCGCACCTGTGGCTCCTGATCGTCCTCGCCCTCGTCTTCGGCGCCGTGGACGCGGTGCTGCTCCCCGCCATCGGCGCGCTGCCGCCCAGGATCACCGGCCCCGGCGAACTCGCCCGGGTGCAGGGCCTCAAGGGGCTCGCCGCCCGGATCGCCAACATCACCGGGGCCCCGCTCGGTGGGCTCGCCGTGGCGCTCGGCGGCACCGCCGCCACCTTCGCCGTGGCGGGCGCCCTGTTCGCGGCCTCGACCGCGCTGCTCCTGCGGGTCCGTATCGCCCGGCTCGACGGCGACGGGCACCCGACGAAGAAGCCGCACCTGCGCGAACTCACCGACGGGCTCCGCTACATCCGCGGCCATCAGCTGCTCGCCCCGCTCATGCTGGTCATCGCCGTCGGCGAACTGGGCTTCGCGGCGCCGCTCAACATCGGGCTCACGCTGCTCGCCCAGGAGCGGGGCTGGGGCGCGTCCGGCATGGGCTGGATCGTGGCGGCGTTCGGCGCGGGCGCGGGGGCCGCGTCGCTGCTGCTCTCCGTCCGCGGCCGCATCCCGCGCGCCGGTCTCGTCCTGCCGCTGTCCCTGCTCGGCGGCACCACCGCCATCGCGGGCCTCGCGTACGCCCCCTCGGTCGTCCTCGCCGCCGTCGCGGGGATCTTCATCGGCCTGCTCGCCGGGCTGAGCGGCGCCTTGTGCGGGGCGCTGACGCAGACCACCACGGAGCCCGCCTACCTGGGCCGGGTCACCGCGGTCGCCTCCCTGTTCACCATGGGCATCGCGCCGCTCGGCTATCCGCTGGCGGGCGCCGCGATCGGCGCCTGGGGCACAGGACCGGTCTTCCTGGCCGGCGCGGGCGTGTGCGCGACGGGCGCGCTGATCGGCCTCGCCTCCCGCCACCTGCGCCGCGCGGAACTCCCGGGCTGA
- a CDS encoding histidinol-phosphate transaminase, whose protein sequence is MTGFGIDDLPVRDELRGKSPYGAPQLDTPVQLNTNENPYPLPEPLVARIAERVADAARNLNRYPDRDAVELRTELATYLTRTGKYPVAVENVWAANGSNEVIQQLLQTFGGPGRAAIGFEPSYSMHALIARGTGTGWIPGPRNEDFTIDLAAAERAIAEHSPDVVFITSPNNPTGTAVAAETVLALYEAAQAAKPSMVIVDEAYVEFSHRDSLLPLIEGRPNLVVSRTMSKAFGAAGLRVGYLAAHPAVVDAVQLVRLPYHLSAVTQATALAALEYTDTLLGCVEQLKTERDRLVTELRGLGYEVTDSDANFVQFGRFDDSHTVWQRILDRGVLVRDNGVPGWLRVTAGTPAENDAFLDAVRQLKKEQSA, encoded by the coding sequence GTGACCGGCTTCGGCATCGACGACCTCCCCGTACGGGACGAGCTGCGCGGCAAGTCCCCTTACGGCGCGCCCCAGTTGGACACCCCCGTCCAGCTGAACACCAACGAGAACCCCTACCCGCTGCCCGAGCCGCTGGTGGCGCGGATCGCCGAGCGGGTCGCCGACGCGGCCAGGAACCTCAACCGCTACCCCGACCGCGACGCGGTGGAGCTGCGTACGGAGCTGGCGACCTACCTCACCCGCACCGGCAAGTACCCGGTGGCGGTCGAGAACGTGTGGGCGGCCAACGGCTCCAACGAGGTCATCCAGCAGCTGCTCCAGACCTTCGGCGGCCCCGGCCGCGCCGCGATCGGCTTCGAGCCGTCCTACTCGATGCACGCCCTGATCGCGCGCGGCACCGGCACCGGCTGGATCCCGGGGCCGCGCAACGAGGACTTCACCATCGACCTCGCGGCGGCCGAGCGGGCCATCGCCGAGCACAGCCCGGACGTCGTCTTCATCACCTCGCCCAACAACCCCACCGGCACCGCGGTGGCCGCCGAGACGGTCCTCGCGCTGTACGAGGCGGCCCAGGCGGCGAAGCCGTCGATGGTGATCGTGGACGAGGCGTACGTCGAGTTCAGCCACCGCGACTCGCTGCTCCCGCTCATCGAGGGCCGCCCGAACCTGGTGGTCTCGCGCACCATGTCGAAGGCGTTCGGCGCGGCCGGGCTGCGCGTCGGCTATCTCGCCGCGCACCCCGCCGTGGTCGACGCCGTGCAGCTCGTACGGCTTCCCTACCACCTGTCGGCCGTCACCCAGGCGACCGCGCTCGCGGCCCTCGAGTACACCGACACCCTGCTCGGCTGTGTCGAGCAGCTGAAGACCGAGCGGGACCGGCTCGTCACCGAGCTGCGCGGACTCGGCTACGAGGTGACCGATTCGGACGCCAACTTCGTCCAGTTCGGCCGCTTCGACGACAGCCACACCGTCTGGCAGCGGATCCTCGACCGGGGCGTCCTGGTCCGGGACAACGGAGTGCCGGGATGGCTGCGGGTCACCGCGGGCACCCCGGCCGAGAACGACGCGTTCCTCGACGCGGTCCGTCAACTGAAGAAGGAGCAGAGCGCATGA
- a CDS encoding LON peptidase substrate-binding domain-containing protein: MTTARLPLFPLNSVLFPGLVLPLNVFEERYRAMMRDLLKTGTDTAGSPGSPGGAGDEPRRFAVVAIRDGREVAPTAPGLPDQTARPEKGAAAGFGADPVQAFHRVGCVADAATIRERPDGSFEVLATGTTRIRILSVDASGPYLTAEYEELAEEPGEEAGALAEGVLRAFRSYQKRLAGARERSLAGTADLPDEPSVVSYLVAAAAVLDVPAKQRLLQAPDTATRLREELHLLRAETAVIRHLPSLPAVDLTRTPTSPN; the protein is encoded by the coding sequence GTGACCACCGCACGCCTCCCCCTCTTCCCGCTCAACTCGGTCCTGTTCCCCGGCCTCGTCCTGCCGCTGAACGTGTTCGAGGAGCGTTATCGCGCCATGATGCGCGATCTGCTGAAGACCGGCACCGACACCGCCGGCTCGCCCGGCTCCCCGGGCGGGGCCGGCGACGAGCCGCGCCGCTTCGCCGTCGTGGCGATCAGGGACGGCCGGGAGGTCGCGCCGACCGCGCCCGGCCTTCCCGACCAGACCGCGCGGCCCGAGAAGGGCGCGGCGGCCGGTTTCGGCGCCGACCCCGTCCAGGCCTTCCACCGGGTGGGCTGCGTCGCGGACGCGGCCACCATCCGTGAGCGCCCGGACGGCAGCTTCGAGGTGCTGGCCACCGGCACGACCCGGATCCGCATCCTGTCGGTCGACGCGAGCGGGCCCTATCTGACGGCCGAGTACGAGGAGCTGGCGGAAGAACCGGGCGAGGAGGCGGGCGCGCTCGCCGAGGGCGTGCTGCGCGCGTTCCGCTCCTACCAGAAGCGGCTCGCGGGGGCCCGCGAGCGCTCGCTTGCCGGCACCGCCGACCTGCCGGACGAGCCCTCGGTGGTGTCCTATCTGGTCGCGGCCGCCGCCGTCCTGGACGTCCCCGCCAAGCAGCGTCTGCTCCAGGCGCCCGACACCGCGACCCGGCTGCGCGAGGAACTGCACCTGCTGCGCGCGGAGACCGCGGTCATCCGCCATCTGCCCTCGCTGCCCGCGGTGGATCTGACGCGGACCCCGACCAGCCCCAACTGA
- the hisF gene encoding imidazole glycerol phosphate synthase subunit HisF — MTLAVRVIPCLDVDGGRVVKGVNFQNLRDAGDPVEMAKLYDAEGADELTFLDITASSGNRETTYDVVRRTAEQVFIPLTVGGGVRTADDVDRLLRAGADKVGVNTAAIARPDLIREIAERFGRQVLVLSVDARRTESGSFEVTTHGGREGTGIDAVEWAHRAAELGAGEILLNSMDADGTKDGYDTEMIAAVRRHVGVPVIASGGAGGLAHFAPAIEAGADAVLAASVFHFGDLRIGEVKNALREAGHPVR; from the coding sequence ATGACTCTGGCGGTACGCGTCATCCCCTGCCTGGACGTGGACGGCGGCCGCGTCGTCAAGGGCGTCAACTTCCAGAACCTGCGCGACGCGGGCGATCCGGTCGAGATGGCCAAGCTGTACGACGCCGAGGGCGCGGACGAGCTGACGTTCCTCGACATCACGGCGTCGTCGGGCAACCGCGAGACGACCTATGACGTGGTGCGCCGCACGGCGGAGCAGGTCTTCATCCCGCTCACCGTCGGCGGCGGCGTACGCACCGCCGACGACGTGGACAGGCTGCTGCGGGCCGGCGCGGACAAGGTGGGCGTCAACACGGCCGCCATCGCCCGCCCCGATCTGATCCGCGAGATCGCCGAGCGCTTCGGGCGCCAGGTGCTCGTCCTCTCCGTCGACGCCCGGCGCACCGAATCCGGCTCCTTCGAGGTCACCACGCACGGCGGCCGCGAGGGCACGGGCATCGACGCGGTCGAATGGGCGCACCGCGCGGCCGAGTTGGGGGCGGGGGAGATCCTGCTCAACTCGATGGACGCGGACGGCACGAAGGACGGCTACGACACGGAGATGATCGCGGCGGTCCGCCGTCACGTCGGCGTGCCGGTGATCGCCTCCGGCGGCGCGGGCGGCCTGGCCCACTTCGCCCCCGCGATCGAGGCGGGCGCGGACGCGGTCCTGGCCGCGTCGGTCTTCCACTTCGGGGACCTGCGCATCGGCGAGGTCAAGAACGCCCTACGAGAAGCGGGCCACCCGGTCCGCTGA
- a CDS encoding Rid family hydrolase yields the protein MSDGIRRISCGDASEERFGSSRVVELPGGLVLVGGCTSTTANGRIDEAGPYEQAVTAFGLAIKALESVGLGRQDVVRTRTYLTHARDVDEVGRAHKELFADVRPATTMLIVSGFVDPSLVVQVEVEAYRGGAAA from the coding sequence ATGAGCGACGGGATCCGCAGGATCTCCTGCGGCGACGCCTCCGAGGAGCGCTTCGGCTCCTCGCGCGTCGTGGAACTGCCGGGCGGCCTCGTCCTGGTCGGCGGCTGCACGTCGACGACGGCCAACGGCCGCATCGACGAGGCGGGCCCCTATGAGCAGGCCGTCACCGCGTTCGGTCTCGCCATCAAGGCGCTGGAGTCCGTGGGGCTCGGCCGCCAGGACGTGGTGCGCACCCGTACGTACCTCACCCATGCCCGTGACGTCGACGAGGTGGGCCGCGCCCACAAGGAGCTCTTCGCCGACGTGCGCCCCGCCACCACGATGCTGATCGTGTCGGGGTTCGTCGACCCGAGCCTGGTCGTACAGGTCGAGGTCGAGGCGTACCGGGGAGGTGCGGCCGCATGA
- a CDS encoding oxidoreductase, which translates to MTEAPDPGEAPDWLSPAELGMWGAFRNGSTYDLRSRNPVRDDPFAARAWGPERSVRARVVALLLLSGPPALPGRVAALKLTGVQITGTLNLSGGTITPYVELSGCRFENELLLPEAHFTSVRMVSCAIPRIEAARLSTEGDLHLPRCRVAAGIRLTDAHIGTDLLLNQAVVHADRNGRSIAADGLMVAQDLQADLIESYGEVSLRAAKIGVTLSLRGSRLVNPDGRRALNAPQLIVERTLYLTSASVYPSGNQAATTPPYGTNYTNTPVRGTLIQPFECRGGLRLDDGRFGDAVDLAQARVLLSETQELSLRRIQTPELRFTGQRCQRGKVVLSGARVVNLVDMADSWPGPGHLTMNGFAYENLIPIGAFTLAQRLDWVTAATPEYGPEPYERLAGVLRASGEDADAREVLLAKQRRRRETLPLAGKAWGVLQDLTVAYGYRPGRAALWMAVLWAAGTLAFSHYDPRPIKADEHPDWNAALYALDLLIPVVNLGQDGYWKLSGIWQWAAALLILLGWILATTVAAGASRLLRRG; encoded by the coding sequence GTGACCGAGGCACCCGATCCGGGGGAGGCACCGGACTGGCTCAGCCCGGCGGAGCTGGGCATGTGGGGGGCCTTCCGCAACGGCTCCACCTACGATCTGCGCAGCCGCAATCCGGTGCGCGACGACCCGTTCGCGGCGCGCGCGTGGGGTCCCGAGCGCAGTGTGCGGGCCAGGGTCGTGGCGCTGCTGCTGCTCAGCGGGCCGCCCGCGCTGCCGGGCCGGGTCGCCGCGCTCAAGCTGACCGGGGTGCAGATCACCGGCACGCTCAACCTGTCGGGCGGCACGATCACCCCCTACGTCGAGCTGAGCGGCTGCCGCTTCGAGAACGAACTCCTTCTCCCCGAGGCCCACTTCACCTCGGTACGCATGGTGAGCTGCGCCATTCCCCGGATCGAGGCGGCCCGCCTGAGCACCGAGGGCGATCTGCATCTGCCGCGCTGCCGCGTCGCCGCCGGCATCCGGCTGACCGACGCGCACATCGGCACCGATCTGCTGCTCAACCAGGCCGTGGTGCACGCCGACCGCAACGGCCGCTCCATCGCGGCGGACGGCCTGATGGTCGCCCAGGACCTCCAGGCCGATCTGATCGAGTCCTACGGCGAGGTGAGCCTGCGCGCCGCGAAGATCGGCGTGACGCTGAGCCTGCGCGGCAGCCGGCTGGTCAACCCGGACGGACGGCGGGCCCTGAACGCGCCGCAGCTGATCGTCGAGCGCACCCTGTATCTGACCTCGGCGTCCGTCTACCCGAGCGGCAACCAGGCCGCCACCACACCGCCGTACGGGACGAACTACACCAACACGCCCGTACGGGGGACCCTTATCCAGCCGTTCGAATGCCGGGGCGGTCTGCGTCTTGACGACGGCCGGTTCGGGGACGCGGTGGACCTGGCGCAGGCCCGGGTCCTGCTCAGCGAGACGCAGGAGCTGTCGCTGCGCCGCATCCAGACGCCGGAGCTGCGCTTCACCGGGCAGCGCTGTCAGCGCGGCAAGGTGGTGCTGTCCGGGGCGCGGGTCGTCAACCTGGTCGACATGGCGGACAGCTGGCCGGGCCCGGGCCACCTGACGATGAACGGCTTCGCCTACGAGAATCTGATCCCGATCGGCGCCTTCACGCTGGCCCAGCGCCTGGACTGGGTCACGGCGGCGACCCCGGAATACGGGCCCGAGCCCTACGAACGGCTCGCGGGCGTGCTGCGCGCCAGCGGCGAGGACGCGGACGCCCGCGAGGTGCTCCTTGCCAAACAGCGCAGGCGCCGCGAGACGCTGCCGCTGGCCGGGAAGGCCTGGGGTGTGCTCCAGGATCTGACGGTGGCGTACGGCTACCGGCCGGGCCGGGCCGCGCTGTGGATGGCCGTCCTGTGGGCGGCCGGCACCCTCGCGTTCTCGCACTACGACCCCCGGCCCATCAAAGCCGACGAGCACCCCGACTGGAACGCGGCGCTCTACGCCCTCGACCTCCTGATACCGGTGGTCAATCTGGGCCAGGACGGCTACTGGAAGCTGTCGGGCATCTGGCAGTGGGCGGCGGCCCTGCTGATCCTGCTCGGCTGGATCCTGGCCACCACCGTGGCGGCGGGCGCCTCGCGGCTGCTGCGCAGGGGCTGA
- a CDS encoding helix-turn-helix domain-containing protein, which translates to MTGNGSRRITDVGTLKAFGHPLRMKLYRALYVARTATASQLAEQVDEAVSLVSYHLRKLAEHGLIEAAEPQGSDGRERWWRPASDGVSYRHEDFKDAPEKVAAHTSVTRLLVEQRMELHRAFLDQISAWSAEWTGAAFSGEYATRLTPADVREMEDELDAVVRKFKERGEAATKAGDTEGRENVAVHLYGFPFRV; encoded by the coding sequence ATGACAGGCAACGGCAGCCGCCGCATCACCGACGTCGGCACGCTCAAGGCGTTCGGCCACCCGCTGCGCATGAAGCTCTACCGCGCGCTCTACGTCGCCCGCACGGCCACCGCCTCCCAGCTCGCCGAGCAGGTGGACGAGGCGGTCTCGCTGGTCAGCTACCACCTGCGCAAGCTCGCCGAGCACGGTCTGATCGAAGCGGCCGAGCCCCAGGGCAGCGACGGGCGCGAGCGGTGGTGGCGTCCCGCGTCGGACGGCGTCAGCTACCGGCACGAGGACTTCAAGGACGCCCCCGAGAAGGTGGCCGCGCACACCTCGGTGACCCGGCTCCTGGTGGAGCAGCGCATGGAGCTCCACCGCGCCTTCCTCGACCAGATCTCCGCCTGGAGCGCCGAGTGGACGGGCGCCGCGTTCAGCGGCGAGTACGCCACCCGGCTGACCCCCGCCGACGTGCGGGAGATGGAGGACGAACTGGACGCCGTGGTACGGAAGTTCAAGGAGCGCGGCGAGGCCGCGACGAAGGCCGGCGACACCGAGGGACGCGAGAACGTCGCGGTCCACCTGTACGGATTCCCGTTCCGCGTCTGA
- the priA gene encoding bifunctional 1-(5-phosphoribosyl)-5-((5-phosphoribosylamino)methylideneamino)imidazole-4-carboxamide isomerase/phosphoribosylanthranilate isomerase PriA, with translation MAALELLPAVDVRDGQAVRLVHGESGSETSYGSPLQAALAWQRSGAEWLHLVDLDAAFGTGDNRLLIAEVAGAMDIKVELSGGIRDDASLKAALATGCTRVNLGTAALETPEWVAKVIAEYGDKIAVGLDVRGTTLRGRGWTRDGGDLYETLARLDSEGCARYVVTDIAKDGTLTGPNLELLKNVCAATDKPVVASGGVSSLDDLRAISELVPLGVEGAIVGKALYAKAFTLEEALEVVAA, from the coding sequence ATGGCTGCCCTCGAACTCCTCCCCGCCGTGGACGTCCGCGACGGCCAGGCCGTACGCCTGGTCCACGGCGAGTCCGGCTCCGAGACCTCCTACGGCTCGCCCCTCCAGGCGGCCCTCGCCTGGCAGCGCTCCGGCGCCGAGTGGCTGCACCTGGTCGACCTGGACGCGGCCTTCGGCACCGGGGACAACCGCTTGCTGATCGCCGAGGTCGCCGGCGCCATGGACATCAAGGTCGAACTGTCCGGCGGCATCCGCGACGACGCCTCCCTCAAGGCCGCTCTGGCCACCGGCTGCACCCGCGTCAACCTGGGCACCGCGGCCCTGGAGACGCCCGAGTGGGTCGCCAAGGTCATCGCCGAGTACGGCGACAAGATCGCGGTCGGCCTCGACGTGCGCGGCACCACGCTGCGAGGCCGTGGCTGGACCCGCGACGGCGGCGACCTGTACGAGACGCTGGCCCGTCTGGACTCCGAGGGCTGCGCGCGCTACGTCGTGACCGACATCGCCAAGGACGGCACGCTGACCGGGCCCAACCTGGAGCTCCTGAAGAACGTCTGCGCCGCCACCGACAAGCCGGTCGTGGCCTCCGGCGGGGTGTCCTCCCTCGACGACCTGCGCGCCATCTCCGAACTGGTCCCGCTCGGCGTCGAGGGCGCGATCGTCGGCAAGGCCCTGTACGCGAAGGCCTTCACGCTGGAAGAGGCGCTTGAGGTGGTGGCGGCATGA